One part of the Arthrobacter sp. EM1 genome encodes these proteins:
- a CDS encoding acyl-CoA dehydrogenase family protein, with protein sequence MRPEDVLSDALLDRIRGRAAGYDRDNAFFHEDLADLAAAGYLKIFVPESDGGFGLGLAAAAALQRRLATAAPATALAINMHLVWTGVAHVLAARGDSSLDYVLKEAGQGEIFAFGNSEPGNDSVLFDSRTTAVPQAGGGYAFTGRKIFTSLSPVWTRLGIFGKDSAAADGAGQLVHGFITRETPGYEILPDWDTLGMRASQSNTTVLADAVVPPERIFRKLPVGPNADPLIFAIFACFETLLAAVYTGIGERALSLGVQAVKRRTSFKNGGRSYAQDPDIRWKVADAAMAMDALYPQLASVATDVDSLADHGGQWFPKLVGLKVSATETARTVVDLAIRVSGGSSYFRGSELERLYRDVLAGMFHPSDDESAHNTVASAWLGPLDPDA encoded by the coding sequence ATGCGCCCCGAAGACGTGCTGTCCGACGCCCTGCTGGACCGGATCCGCGGCCGCGCCGCCGGCTACGACCGGGACAACGCCTTTTTCCACGAGGACCTGGCGGACCTGGCCGCGGCCGGCTACCTGAAGATATTCGTGCCCGAGTCCGACGGCGGCTTCGGACTCGGGCTCGCGGCGGCAGCCGCGCTCCAGCGCCGGCTGGCGACGGCCGCGCCGGCCACCGCACTGGCAATCAACATGCACCTGGTGTGGACCGGCGTCGCGCATGTTTTGGCGGCCCGCGGTGATTCGTCGCTGGACTATGTCCTGAAGGAAGCCGGCCAGGGGGAGATCTTCGCGTTCGGAAACTCGGAGCCCGGCAACGACTCGGTGCTCTTTGATTCGCGCACCACAGCTGTTCCGCAGGCCGGCGGCGGCTACGCCTTCACCGGCCGAAAGATCTTCACCAGCCTCTCACCGGTGTGGACCCGGCTCGGGATCTTTGGAAAGGACTCCGCCGCCGCGGACGGCGCGGGGCAACTGGTCCACGGTTTTATCACCAGGGAGACCCCGGGCTACGAAATCCTGCCCGACTGGGACACGCTGGGCATGCGGGCCAGCCAATCGAACACAACGGTCCTGGCGGACGCCGTGGTGCCCCCGGAGCGGATCTTCCGGAAGTTGCCGGTAGGCCCGAACGCCGATCCGCTGATCTTCGCCATCTTCGCGTGCTTCGAGACGCTCCTTGCCGCGGTGTACACCGGCATCGGCGAACGCGCCCTGTCCCTGGGCGTCCAGGCCGTTAAGCGACGGACGTCGTTCAAAAACGGCGGGCGAAGCTACGCCCAGGACCCTGACATCCGCTGGAAGGTGGCCGACGCAGCGATGGCGATGGACGCGCTATACCCGCAGCTGGCCAGCGTCGCGACGGACGTCGACTCGCTTGCCGATCACGGCGGCCAGTGGTTCCCGAAACTGGTCGGTCTGAAAGTCAGTGCGACCGAGACGGCCCGTACCGTCGTGGACCTGGCCATCAGGGTCTCCGGGGGATCGAGCTACTTTCGCGGTTCCGAACTGGAACGGCTGTACCGTGACGTACTTGCGGGCATGTTCCATCCCTCGGACGACGAATCGGCACACAACACCGTAGCCAGCGCATGGCTGGGTCCGCTGGACCCCGACGCCTAG
- a CDS encoding DUF5703 family protein produces the protein MKEHFLNSSVRRERDYAKQYEYLVVTVSPDDSLPEAHRRLVEHSEYGKWELERSVLYLGGGRRFWLRRRVTQVQRTV, from the coding sequence GAACATTTTCTCAACAGCTCAGTCCGGCGGGAACGGGACTACGCCAAGCAGTACGAGTACCTCGTGGTGACGGTCAGTCCTGACGATTCCCTGCCCGAGGCGCACCGCCGTCTGGTCGAACATTCCGAGTACGGAAAATGGGAGCTGGAACGCAGTGTGCTGTATCTGGGCGGCGGCCGCCGCTTCTGGCTCCGCCGCCGGGTGACGCAGGTCCAGCGAACCGTTTAG